AGTGTCAATTGCCTATGAATCTTGCACGATGAAGTTGGAGGTAACTTACGATGAAAAAGTTAGTACTATCTGCAATGGCTTCTTTATTAATTATAATTGCAGGATGCAATAGTGGCGAAAAATCAATAAAGGATATTGAGGGATCTGCAGAGGAAATAAATTCACCGGAGGATAAGGAAGTTGGTGCCGAGGAGACGAAGAGTGTACCGGAGTTTCCCCCAGCACCTACTGAAGCTAGTGACATTATCTCCCTAGGTGCCGGAGAAAAGATGAAGGAAATCCAAGCGGCGGCAAAGGGGAAATTGACGATAGAAGACTTTGCGGCAATGAAGGATTTACCGGTCGAGAATATGACTGTTGAAGAAATTTATAATGGCATCGTCGATTGGTATGCAATGGATTATTCAAGCGTCCACGATCCTCTTGTCAATTTTGAGCCGGACTACGGGGAATATGGAATCGATAAACAGGAAATGAAGCAATTGAACATTTCAGTGTTGATCGACGCGAGCGGCAGCATGAAAGCCTATGTTGGCGGAGAGCAGATGATGGCTCTTGCGAAGGATGCGGTTAAACGTTTCGGTGCGGGCCTGCCGGAAGAATCCATCGTGTCCCTCCGTGTTTACGGGCATGAAGGAACAGGTTCTTCTGCAGACAAAGCGATGTCATGCGCAAGCAATGAGCTTTTATACAGCCCTGATTTTTACGAGGAGAAATCATTTAATGAAGCTTTGTCCAAATTCGATGCTGCTGGATGGACGCCGCTTGCCGCTGCCATTAAAGCTGGCGGGGAAGATTTACGAGTCAAGGCTTCTGCCAAGACACAGAATATGATTTTTGTCATTAGCGACGGAGTGGAAACGTGTGGAGGAAATCCAGTGGAGGAAGCTAAAAAATTAGCGGCATCCGACCTGAACGTTGAAGTGAATGTCCTCGGTTTCAACTTGGATAGTGAAGGACAAAAGCAATTGAAGAAAGTGGCGGAAGAGGGCAATGGGAAATATGCCAACGTCAAATCGAGAGTCGACTTTCAAAAAACATTCCAATCGATGCTAGCCGAAGCGAATGCGGTCGTTCGCGAATTGAACCAAAAAGCAGTACATGGAATCAAAATTAACAATCATACAATTCGCCTGAATGACCAAGTTCTTAAACTTCATTCTAGCTTCTTTGACTTTGCAGCAGAGGAAAACAGCAACTTGAGAATGGCTGTAAAGGTGTTGCGCGATGAGGATCTAATCGACAACGAGACGCAGTTCGCCTTGTCGGATTTGATTGATGAACGCCGTAAAACGATGCGGGAATACGGCGAATCCATTAAGAAAGAGAAGCTCGAACTCATTGAAAACACCCGAAAGGAAATATTTGAAGCCCTGCATGCGCAGTGAATGAGAGGTAACTACAATGAACTACTCAACCGCAAAATGGCTGATTGGCATACTGTCTGTCATTGCTATAGCGACGACTGCAATGCTATTTTATTCCGATCATGTAGGGGTCACCTATCCCCTTTTGGAAGCAGTATATAAACCAATCATTTTTATTACATTGATGCCTGTGCTTTTGTTAATCATTGGTCTTTTAATTGCACAGGGAAAGAAGGAAGAAAAGATTTCTACTAAAAGTCTTGGTCGGTCTGCCATCGTCATAGCTGCTCTTTTCGCATATCGATGGATGACGGGATATTTTGATTAACGGAAACGGCAATGGAATGATTGGTTAAAGCAATGCACCGATTACCGGGCGCATTGCTTTTCCTTTTTGAAGGTTAATTGTTGTCAAACGGTGATAAAGTCCATCTGAGCGGTGATAAACCCTTGTTAAGCGGTGATAACCGTGAAAAATCCCTCTTCACTCTCTCCTCACTAGCAATGCAATGTGAAATAAAATCGCGTCGCGGAATCGGGTCGGGTCCAATGACGTCAGCTCCTTCACTTTCCGCAATCGATAGGTCAATGTATGGCGATGGATGGCGAGGGCAGCCGCCGTTTCACCAATCGCTTGATCATGTTCGAAAAATGCTTCCAACGTTTCAATGAGCTGCTCGTTCAATCCGGCAAGGATCCGCCTGGCAAAGCGTTCCTTCGATTGGGATGGGCGGCTTTTCAAGAGGGCAATCAGTTCAATGTCATCATAGTAGTAATGGATTTGCTCATTCGAATGCCCGTATTCAATTGCGTACTTTGCTGTTTCATACGAATGGGAGATGCCTTCCAAGTTTTTGACAGGTAACCCGACGCCGATTTCGACGGAGGAATCCTTTTGGAATAAAGCAAGGATTGTCTGCAGCTTCAACTCAAGCACGGACATTTTCACGTCGGACAGAACGATGAACAACTCATTCAACTGTGAGTGACCGATTAGAGCTGTGTTTCTCTCGAACTGCTCTTCCATCGTTTCAATTAATCGCTGAGGAGATTCAGGCAAATTATTTGTTTGCACTAATAGCGTCAAATAAGGTCCGGTCATGTTGAATTCCAATAAGGCAAGCCGGTCGATGACAATCGGTGTAAGCGGGCCGCTATCAATCAGCTCTTCAAAAACGAGCTCCTTGATCTTCCGTTTCCATTCAGCCTCTGATGTAATGAGTGCCTGATGGACCATCATTTCGGTCGTCAATTGTACGAGCGTTGCAATATCTTTCAATTCTTCAGGATTGCCGGTAATGCCGATGACGCCGATCAATCGGTCCTTATAATAGATGGGCATGTTCACGCCAGGCTTTGCTCCTTGCCAATCCGATGTATTCCCATCATCTATCCAAAGCGGTCGTCTCGTTTTAGCAACATGCGCGGCGCCTTCATGGATGCGGTCGATGCGCTCTTTTTCCCCGGAAGCCAAAATCATTCCATTCGTATCCATCACATTCAAATTCCTGTCCAACCTGAACATCGTCTGCTCCACGATTTCCTCTGCCAGCTTCTTCGTAATCAAAAATTCACCCCCATGTATAAGAAACAACTTCATTTTCACGTGAAACTTATACATCAAGTATAATGTATTTTTGTTTTCGAAACATATAATAAAATGAAAGCATTTTAACTTAATCAATCAATTTCGAGGTGCTTCCCATAAAGGTGAGTTTGGCACCTGATTCGTTTAAAGGAAGTTTGACAGCTATCGAAGAAGCAACCCGAACATCGTCTTTTCCACGATTTCCTCTGCCAGCTTCTTCGTAATCAAAAATTCACCCCCATGTATAAAAAGAACCTTCATTTTCACGTGAAACATATACATCAAGTATAATGTATTTTTGTTTTCAAAACATATAATTAAATGAAAGCGTTTTATTAAATATTTTGGAGGTGCTTTGCATGAAGGTGATTGTAGCACCTGATTCGTTTAAAGGAAGTTTGACAGCTATCGAAGCCGCCGAGGCGATGGCTGCAGGTATACGTGACGTCGATCCGGATATCCAGACGGTTCTGCTGCCGGCTGCAGACGGCGGTGAAGGCACGATGAGAAGCTTGGTCGATGCGACAAAAGGGACATATGTGTCGGTAAGTGTGGAAGACCCGCTAGGCAGACCGATTAACGCCACATATGGAGTTCTCGGAGACGGTGAGACGTGCGCAATTGAAATCGCTGAAGCGTCGGGACTGATGAGGCTACAGGAAAATGAAAAGAATCCGCTTGCCGCGTCTTCCTACGGCACAGGTGAATTGATCAAACACGCATTGGACAACGGTTATCGAAAATTCATCATCGGCCTTGGAGGAAGCGCAACGAATGACGGAGGAGCGGGAATTCTCCAAGCACTCGGCATGCGTCTGTTAAATAAAGAAGGGATTGAACTGCCGAAAGGGGGAGGCGGACTCGAGCATATTCATTCCATTGATCGTGAAAAATGGGATGTTCGCATTGCGGAAAGTGAATTCTTGATCGCAAGTGATGTGAAAAATCCATTTGTCGGCAGCGACGGTGCCTCGGCTGTTTTTGGGCCTCAGAAAGGGGCGACTCCCGCTGACGTGGACAGTCTTGACCGGAATTTGCAAAAATTCGCCGACGCGATTGAAAAAGAAACGGGAATTGCCCTTCATTCGAAAGAGGGTGCAGGTGCCGCCGGAGGAGCGGGAGGTGCGTTCCAAGCGTTCTTCAATTGTGAAATGCGGCAAGGGATCGATGTCGTGCTTGAAGCGATTGATTTTGACCAGCATGTGAAAGATGCGGATCTGATCATCACGGGGGAAGGGAAGACGGATGTGCAGACGTTTTCTGGAAAAACGCCGTTCGGCATTGCGAAGGCGGCGCATCGTGAAGGGAAGCCTGTCATACTCATTTCGGGTGCTGTGGATGAAGAAAACCGCGATGCATTGACGCCGCTGTTTACGGAAGTCCACGCGATCGTGGATGAAAATGTGTCCGTGGAAGAAGCAATTGCAGATGCTTTCAATTATTTGCGCAAGAAGACAAAAAAGGTGATGGAATTCATTACAGAAAAAGGGGTGTAGGGAATGTTGTTTGCAATGATTGCGTTGAGTGTTGTCCTCATCGTAGTACTGACAGCTGTGTTCAAGGTTCATCCGTTTTTATCATTGTTAGCGGGAGCGTTTTTCGTCGGCATCACGTCCGGCATGCCGCTGTTGACCGTTGTTGATAATGTGAATGAAGGCTTCGGAGGGTTGATGAAGGGAATCGGGCTCGTCATTGTCGCGGGTACAATCATCGGCGTCATTCTCGAGAAATCGGGAGCTGCGTTTCGAATGGCGGAAGTCGTGTTGCGCCTGATCGGGGAGAAACGCCCTCAATTGGCAATGTCCATTATCGGATATATCGTTTCGATTCCAGTTTTCTGTGATTCGGGATTCATTATTTTATCCAGCTTGAAAAAAGCGTTGGCGAAGCGGGCGAAAGTGGCGATAGCGTCGATGGCTGTTGCGCTCGCGACAGGGCTTTATGCAACGCATACATTAGTGCCTCCGACGCCGGGTCCAATTGCGGCGGCTGGTAATATTAAGGCTGAAGATTATTTGGGCACGATTATTTTGATCGGCCTTATCGTCGCCATCCCGGCGGTCATTGTCGGATATTTATGGGCAGTGAAGGTCGGATCGAAAATTTCCGTGCCGGAAGATGTCGAGGATGAAGGTCTGGATTATGATGAAATCGTCAAGTCGTTCGGCCAAATGCCGTCGACGTTCAAAGCGTTTCTGCCTATTGTCTTGCCAATCGTTCTCATCGGGGTTGGATCCGTTGCGAAACTGACTTTGGCGGAAGGCGGCTTCAACAATTTTCTTCAATTTTTAGGGGCGCCTTCAGTGGCCCTATTATTAGGTGTTCTTGCAGCGTTCCTGCTGCTGCCGAAATGGAATGAAGAGACGTTGACGAAGTGGATCGGGGAGGGGCTGAAAGAAGCGGCGCCGATATTGCTCATCACAGGAGCGGGCGGCGCGTTCGGAAGAGTCATTTCGAATTCAGGTGTCGCTGAATTGATCGGTGAGATGAATTTCTCAGCGCTAGCTGGCGGCGCATTCTTCCTTCTCGTTCCGTTTTTCATTGCAGCAGCTCTGAAAACGGCACAAGGTTCGTCTACTGCGGCGTTGGTCATTACGTCGACGCTTGTCGCTCCGTTGCTTCCGGCAATGGGGATCGAAGGTGCGATTCCACTTGCGCTCGTTGTCATGGCGGTCGGTGCGGGCGCAATGACGGTGAGCCATGTGAACGACAGCTTCTTCTGGGTCGTCACGGAGTTTAGCGGTATGAAAGTGACGGATGCGTATAAGGCGCAGACGATGGCTACTTTGCTGCAAGGTGTGACAACGATTGTCGTCACGATGGTTCTTTGGATGATATTAGTTTGATGAAAACGCTGATTCCTTTTGGGGAATCGGCGTTTTTTTGTATGTGGCATGGCCGAATCGGTGGTAACGTGCCGGGCAACGGTGGTAAAGCGTTGGGAAGCGGTGGTAACGTGCTGAGAGTCGGTGGTAAATCATCGAAAGTCGGTGGTAATGTGCTGAGCAACGGTGGTAAACACGTCCGAAGCGGTGGTAAACCAGTCGACATGACCAAACTTAGGTGGTAATTAATGGTCGAACGGTGATAAAGTCGCCCGAGTCGGTGATAAACCTCCGAGAGTCGGTGATAAACTCCCCCAAGTCGGTGATAAAGCGCTGAGAGTCGGTGATAAACCTCGGAAACTCGGTGATAACCCCCATCAGCATATGCCGGTCAATCCCATGCATATAGTAAATGTAAGAGTTGTCCATTTGAGCAATTTCAGCATACAACATTTGAAAGGAGATGAACGGATGGGTGAATCGATGATGGATATACGGGAGCTGCGCAACTGTTACGGCCGGTTTGCGACGGGTGTGACGGTCGTGACGTGTGCGCATGAGCAAGGGAAGCATGGGATGACGGCCAATTCCTTCACTTCGGTTTCGCTTGATCCGCCGCTTGTGCTCGTGTCGGTGGATTGGCGTGCGAAAGCGTTGCCGTATTTGAAGAATAATCATTTTACGGTCAATATTTTACGGGAGAGCCAGCAGGGCACGGCAATGCATTTTGCGGGCAGAGCCCAAGATCCCGCACCGTTTGAATGGGATGGCATTGAGATTAAAGGCTCGCTCGCCTTTATTGAATGTGAACCGTGGGCGGAGTATGATGGCGGCGACCATGTGCTAGTAGTCGGGAAAGTGAAACGGTTTGCATATGAAGATGGAACACCACTAGCTTTTTACGGCGGTAAGTTTTCAAAAGTGGAGATATGATTAAATGACTGGCTTTCTAGAGGATGCATTCCCTGGTAGCCGGTCGTTTTTTATTTCGGCATGAAATCCGGCCATTTTGTCTCGCTTCGGCATTTTTCCTATGAGACAGGCATACGTATAGGTGT
The genomic region above belongs to Sporosarcina sp. Marseille-Q4943 and contains:
- a CDS encoding flavin reductase family protein → MGESMMDIRELRNCYGRFATGVTVVTCAHEQGKHGMTANSFTSVSLDPPLVLVSVDWRAKALPYLKNNHFTVNILRESQQGTAMHFAGRAQDPAPFEWDGIEIKGSLAFIECEPWAEYDGGDHVLVVGKVKRFAYEDGTPLAFYGGKFSKVEI
- a CDS encoding GntP family permease, whose product is MLFAMIALSVVLIVVLTAVFKVHPFLSLLAGAFFVGITSGMPLLTVVDNVNEGFGGLMKGIGLVIVAGTIIGVILEKSGAAFRMAEVVLRLIGEKRPQLAMSIIGYIVSIPVFCDSGFIILSSLKKALAKRAKVAIASMAVALATGLYATHTLVPPTPGPIAAAGNIKAEDYLGTIILIGLIVAIPAVIVGYLWAVKVGSKISVPEDVEDEGLDYDEIVKSFGQMPSTFKAFLPIVLPIVLIGVGSVAKLTLAEGGFNNFLQFLGAPSVALLLGVLAAFLLLPKWNEETLTKWIGEGLKEAAPILLITGAGGAFGRVISNSGVAELIGEMNFSALAGGAFFLLVPFFIAAALKTAQGSSTAALVITSTLVAPLLPAMGIEGAIPLALVVMAVGAGAMTVSHVNDSFFWVVTEFSGMKVTDAYKAQTMATLLQGVTTIVVTMVLWMILV
- a CDS encoding VWA domain-containing protein, which gives rise to MKKLVLSAMASLLIIIAGCNSGEKSIKDIEGSAEEINSPEDKEVGAEETKSVPEFPPAPTEASDIISLGAGEKMKEIQAAAKGKLTIEDFAAMKDLPVENMTVEEIYNGIVDWYAMDYSSVHDPLVNFEPDYGEYGIDKQEMKQLNISVLIDASGSMKAYVGGEQMMALAKDAVKRFGAGLPEESIVSLRVYGHEGTGSSADKAMSCASNELLYSPDFYEEKSFNEALSKFDAAGWTPLAAAIKAGGEDLRVKASAKTQNMIFVISDGVETCGGNPVEEAKKLAASDLNVEVNVLGFNLDSEGQKQLKKVAEEGNGKYANVKSRVDFQKTFQSMLAEANAVVRELNQKAVHGIKINNHTIRLNDQVLKLHSSFFDFAAEENSNLRMAVKVLRDEDLIDNETQFALSDLIDERRKTMREYGESIKKEKLELIENTRKEIFEALHAQ
- a CDS encoding sugar diacid recognition domain-containing protein, whose product is MITKKLAEEIVEQTMFRLDRNLNVMDTNGMILASGEKERIDRIHEGAAHVAKTRRPLWIDDGNTSDWQGAKPGVNMPIYYKDRLIGVIGITGNPEELKDIATLVQLTTEMMVHQALITSEAEWKRKIKELVFEELIDSGPLTPIVIDRLALLEFNMTGPYLTLLVQTNNLPESPQRLIETMEEQFERNTALIGHSQLNELFIVLSDVKMSVLELKLQTILALFQKDSSVEIGVGLPVKNLEGISHSYETAKYAIEYGHSNEQIHYYYDDIELIALLKSRPSQSKERFARRILAGLNEQLIETLEAFFEHDQAIGETAAALAIHRHTLTYRLRKVKELTSLDPTRFRDAILFHIALLVRRE
- a CDS encoding glycerate kinase; this encodes MKVIVAPDSFKGSLTAIEAAEAMAAGIRDVDPDIQTVLLPAADGGEGTMRSLVDATKGTYVSVSVEDPLGRPINATYGVLGDGETCAIEIAEASGLMRLQENEKNPLAASSYGTGELIKHALDNGYRKFIIGLGGSATNDGGAGILQALGMRLLNKEGIELPKGGGGLEHIHSIDREKWDVRIAESEFLIASDVKNPFVGSDGASAVFGPQKGATPADVDSLDRNLQKFADAIEKETGIALHSKEGAGAAGGAGGAFQAFFNCEMRQGIDVVLEAIDFDQHVKDADLIITGEGKTDVQTFSGKTPFGIAKAAHREGKPVILISGAVDEENRDALTPLFTEVHAIVDENVSVEEAIADAFNYLRKKTKKVMEFITEKGV